One region of Babylonia areolata isolate BAREFJ2019XMU chromosome 29, ASM4173473v1, whole genome shotgun sequence genomic DNA includes:
- the LOC143274937 gene encoding serine/threonine-protein phosphatase PP1-gamma catalytic subunit B-like — protein MADSDKLNIDSIIARLLEVRGSRPGKNVQLTEVEIRGLCLKTREIFLSQPILLELEAPLKICGDIHGQYYDLLRLFEYGGFPPESNYLFLGDYVDRGKQSLETICLLLAYKIKYPENFFLLRGNHECASINRIYGFYDECKRRYNIKLWKTFTDCFNCLPIAAIIDEKIFCCHGGLSPDLQSMEQIRRIMRPTDVPDQGLLCDLLWSDPDKETMGWGENDRGVSFTFGAEVVAKFLHKHDLDLICRAHQVVEDGYEFFAKRQLVTLFSAPNYCGEFDNAGAMMSVDETLMCSFQILKPADKKKFPYGGLNQGRPVTPPRGNSKAKGK, from the exons ATGGCTGATTCAGATAAGCTCAACATAGACAGCATCATTGCAAGACTTTTGGAAG TGCGTGGTTCAAGACCAGGAAAGAATGTGCAGCTGACAGAAGTAGAGATCAGGGGCCTTTGTTTGAAGACCCGAGAAATTTTCCTCAGCCAGCCAATCCTTCTGGAGTTGGAAGCTCCCCTCAAGATCTGTG GAGACATACACGGTCAGTACTACGACCTGTTGAGGTTGTTTGAGTATGGCGGGTTTCCCCCAGAGAGCAACTACCTGTTCCTGGGGGACTACGTGGATCGGGGCAAACAGTCCCTGGAGACCATCTGTCTGCTGCTAGCCTACAAGATCAAGTACCCCGAGAATTTCTTCCTCCTCCGCGGCAACCATGAGTGTGCCAGCATCAACAGAATCTATGGCTTCTATGATgaat GTAAACGCCGCTACAACATTAAACTTTGGAAAACCTTCACAGACTGCTTCAATTGCTTACCAATAGCAGCCATCATTGATGAGAAAATCTTCTGCTGCCATGGAG GTTTGAGCCCCGACCTTCAGTCGATGGAGCAGATCCGGCGAATCATGCGCCCCACTGACGTGCCAGACCAGGGCCTGCTGTGTGACTTGCTGTGGTCAGACCCCGACAAGGAGACTATGGGTTGGGGGGAGAACGACCGCGGCGTGTCCTTCACCTTTGGCGCGGAGGTGGTGGCCAAGTTCCTGCACAAACATGACCTTGACCTCATCTGTCGGGCTCATCAG gtGGTGGAAGATGGCTACGAGTTCTTTGCAAAGCGCCAGCTGGTCACCCTGTTCTCGGCCCCAAACTACTGTGGGGAGTTTGACAACGCTGGGGCCATGATGTCTGTGGATGAGACCCTCATGTGCTCCTTCCAG ATCCTGAAGCCGGCGGACAAGAAGAAGTTCCCGTACGGAGGTCTGAACCAGGGCCGACCCGTCACCCCACCCCGGGGCAACAGCAAAGCGAAGGGGAAGTAA